The Capsicum annuum cultivar UCD-10X-F1 chromosome 1, UCD10Xv1.1, whole genome shotgun sequence sequence TCCCATCCATAAATCTAAATATGCTcactcttatttaattttcagttATCCAGGCTAACTCTACATGTAATTTTGAGCCTCTGTTGTTATCTTGATGTATTTGTTATGTAATTTTGAGCCTCTGTTGTTATCTTGATGTATTTGTTATGGTGGAAGTTACTTCccggaaaatattttccacaaaGTTTTTTTTTCGCTTTTGATATATTGAAGTAGAAAATATCTTTGATCTTTTCAGTACTAAAGATTGATAGTGCGGCCCAGTGATCAATAAAGTggactaagagaaaaaaatattaggtGATTCTTTTCAACTATCCTAATCTTGATGGATAGAGTTACATGATATCTGTTGTTGATGGAGAGGTGTCAGGTATTCCGTCAAGGTGTGCGGAAGCTGATCCGAAAGAAAAAATCGCCTACGAAACTAAAATCTGAGATAATTTCGAAGGAAAAGGACTTCGCCGCAGAAGGATACAATAATCATGATGTATTTGCTCTCTGTGGAAATCATTTTCTTCCTTTGGGTGGAAAATATACATTTAATTATTTCACCAAACATTGAAATGGATGATATTGTATACAGGGGATACTACAGATGCAGCAGTTCAAAGGGTTGTTCAGCTAAAAAACAAGTAGAAAGGTGCAGTAAAGATGCATCCTTGTTCATCATCACATACACATCCAGCCATAATCATCCAGGTCCAAACTTGCCTAATAATAAAGACACAGTCACACATGATTCCACCGCGACTCTGCCGCAGCAAGATCGAGAACCAACAGTGGATAAAGACGTGCCCCTCAAAGATAATGGGGatagtactactactactactactgccaCCAGCATCTCCCAAGGCATACCTGAAGAGAATTTGTTCACTGATAGTTTCTTGGGAACaatttcatatgatgattttctGCCCCTTTCTTACCCTCAACTAATGGAATTCCCAAAATCCGAATTGTCAGAAGAAAATGACTTCTATGATGAACTGGGAGAATTGCAACTACCTCCATCTTCTACGTCCTTCGCAGGCATTTTTGAGGAGGCAATCCTTGTAGATCCCTCTTAGTTGGTAAAATGCAAATATCAGTCACAGTTTCAGATAGGTAGTAGAATCTATTGAGTTTGTGAATCCTTGATGGATTTTGTTGCCATTAGGTCACTCAGCACATTTGTATATAATGATATCACCGGAAGGAAACATCAAACATTTCATTTGAGGTTGCACTTTTTGTAGCCATGTAAAGGGAactggttctttttttttttttttttcgaatagCATAGACATGTTCATTTTGTTTTTAAGTTTGTAGCATGTTGTGTAACTTGATTCTTGTTCATTCTGGTGCTGTGTTTGGTAGAATAAAGCACTCAGTCACTTGCATGCTGTATTATTTCACTAGGTTACTAAAGACCTTTACATTCCACCAATATAAGTATCGAGTAACTTTAGCAACCAAGTACCCCGATAATTGTGATATCGTAAGATTGTCAATTTCTTGATGGGTTTTATCGTCATCCGTGAGGTCAAATCATGTCATTTAGCTCATTGTAGGTAAGATACTCCTAGAAGGACCATCAAACTTTCACTCTGTAGGCATGTAAAGGACACTAGGTGCTTTGATTATTCAATAGATGTGCATACCTCAATTATTTCGTcatgtaattatcaaaataaaaacataaatatgcgCATGCCTTGATTATTTCATCGAGTATTGCTACTTTCTGCAGACACGTCTTCTCTAAAGCCACGAGGGTGGTGTCCAATGGTGGACACGTTTTTCATGGAGTGGTTTGATAAGATTGagaagatatatagtatattatactAATAGGCAATAGGTGCGTGCAGCATAGATGTTGCCTTCTTTGGAATTTTGCTCCACTAATGGTTTAAAATGGGTATATGTTCTTATGCCAGAATCTGCATTTTAAAGGAGTTTTAGATACATTTGAAAATGCCAAATATGAATGACCCACACTCATGGACCCAACAAGGATGAAGGTAAAGGAAATTGTCCGCTAATGAAAGTATCTTTTTCAGATACAGGCCTACAGAGACAGTACCTACAGTTGGAATTATTTGGCCTTGAATCAATTGTGCGTACAGCCTGTTTATGTATTTGTGACTTACAAGTAACAATTTACCTTAGCTACGAGCTGTGAGGAGTTCTTTCTCTAGAGACATGTCGGTTTGATGCTAGAGAAAGCGTTCTTAGAAGGGGGAATTGTAGAATTACACAGCCAAAGAAAGGGGAAGGATTTGGATTTCTTGAATGAATCATAAGTACAGCTTTGTCCTATATTTACACAAGTATTAGGCAGATTGTTCTATATTTACGCAAGTATTAGGAGAGGAGTTCTGCAATACATCAAGAAAGTTGTCTCCTAATACACTATGTAACCTAAGTCTTTTGAGTTGGACATAAACTAGGATATATACATTGAGTCCTATTGAAACTCTACACTAAGTCTAGTGTCTCGATACTACCCCTCAAGCTAGTGAGGAGGTGGAATGCATACTCCTAGCTTGCTTCTAAATCTGACAAACTCTTCACTGGTCAAGGTCTTGGTGTGATATTCTGGTCCTTTGATTGAACAAAATGTATCACAAGATGTCTTCGTGCCACTTTTTCCCTAACAACTTGATAATCCATTTCCACATATTTGATCTAGCATGTAGGAAAAGATTTACAGTCATGTACAATGCATAGATGTTGTCACAATGCATTGTTGGTATGGCCTTCAGATATACACCAATGtcccttagtaggttatccatgtaAGTTTTGCTGCTGTAGAAGCTAGTGCCTTGTACTCTGCCTCAACACTCGACCTTGATACTGTATGTTGCTTTGTAGATGCCCAAGAAATGAAATTTGCTCCTATGTATACTGAATATCCTCATTGTGGTTGCACAACTTTCCCAATCTGCATTCGAGAATCCATATAGTCTGAGAGGTGATCTGGCTAGCAATCTCAGACTAAACTGAG is a genomic window containing:
- the LOC107856725 gene encoding probable WRKY transcription factor 65 isoform X1, producing the protein MGRSKSLKSQSKTSRLIQPQFVASKKSSECPDIRKIGQKVVFKVQMEGKAIKQKNEGPPSDCWSWRKYGQKPIKGSPYPRGYYRCSSSKGCSAKKQVERCSKDASLFIITYTSSHNHPGPNLPNNKDTVTHDSTATLPQQDREPTVDKDVPLKDNGDSTTTTTTATSISQGIPEENLFTDSFLGTISYDDFLPLSYPQLMEFPKSELSEENDFYDELGELQLPPSSTSFAGIFEEAILVDPS
- the LOC107856725 gene encoding probable WRKY transcription factor 65 isoform X2; the protein is MGRSKSLKSQSKTSRLIQPQFVASKKRKIGQKVVFKVQMEGKAIKQKNEGPPSDCWSWRKYGQKPIKGSPYPRGYYRCSSSKGCSAKKQVERCSKDASLFIITYTSSHNHPGPNLPNNKDTVTHDSTATLPQQDREPTVDKDVPLKDNGDSTTTTTTATSISQGIPEENLFTDSFLGTISYDDFLPLSYPQLMEFPKSELSEENDFYDELGELQLPPSSTSFAGIFEEAILVDPS
- the LOC107856725 gene encoding probable WRKY transcription factor 65 isoform X3 — its product is MEGKAIKQKNEGPPSDCWSWRKYGQKPIKGSPYPRGYYRCSSSKGCSAKKQVERCSKDASLFIITYTSSHNHPGPNLPNNKDTVTHDSTATLPQQDREPTVDKDVPLKDNGDSTTTTTTATSISQGIPEENLFTDSFLGTISYDDFLPLSYPQLMEFPKSELSEENDFYDELGELQLPPSSTSFAGIFEEAILVDPS